The sequence below is a genomic window from Anaerocolumna chitinilytica.
ATGATGAACGAGAAGAAGCATATTCTGGAAGTAAAGAATCTGAAGGTTTCTTACCATACCTATGCCGGGGAAGTAAAATCCGTGAGGGGGGTATCTTTTTATCTGGATAAAGGTGAAGCTCTTGCCATTGTGGGGGAATCCGGCTGCGGAAAATCTGTGACGGCGAAAGCCATTATGGGATTAATAAAAGGCCCTCAGGGTGAAATCAAAGATGGCAGTGAAATACTGTATAATGGAAGCAATATATTAAAATATAATAAAAGCAAATGGAAAGAATATAAGGGCGGAGAATGTGCCATTATTTTTCAGGATGCCCTTGCCGCATTAAATCCGACTATGATAGTTGGTAAGCAGATTGCGGAAAACCTTATGGTCCACAAACAGATGAGTAAGCAGGAGGCTGCAAAAGAAGCCGTGGAAATGCTTCGCCTGGTAGGAATTCCTGAACCGGAGAAGAGGGTAGAACAGTACCCCCATGAATTCTCAGGCGGTATGCGCCAGAGGGTTATGATTGCAATTGCATTCGCCTGTGATCCGAATCTGCTTATCTGCGACGAGCCTACCACAGCCCTTGATGTAACCATCCAGGGTCAAATTCTGGATATTATCAAGGACTTACAGAAAAAGCGCGAAGTTTCCGTTATCATGATTACTCATGATCTTGGTGTTGTTGCTAATATTGCCCAGAGAATTGCAGTAATGTACTCCGGTATGATTGTGGAAAGCGGAAGTGCAAAGGATATATTCTATACTCCAAAACACCCTTATACCTGGGCTTTGATTCAGTCCGTTCCAAGACTTGATTTGGAAAATAAACAGACACTCATGTCCATACCCGGAACTCCGCCGGATCTTTTAGACCCACCGGTGGGATGCCCTTTCTCTACAAGATGCAGTTATTGTATGCAGATTTGCAGAGAAGCTATGCCGGAAGCCACAGAGTTTGAAGACGGTCACCAGGCAGCCTGCTGGCTGCATCATCCCATGGCACCCAAAGTAGATATGCCTGATTTTAGAGGAGGAAAATAACATGGAAGAAAAGGAAATCGTCCTTTCTGTACAACATTTGAAGAAGTATTTTTCTGTGGGAAAGGGAGAAGTGTTAAAAGCCGTTGATGATGTCTCCTTTGATATATATAAAGGTGAAACCCTGGGAATGGTAGGTGAATCCGGATGCGGTAAAACCACCTGCGGACGCACCTGTATCGGATTGTATGATAAAACAGACGGGCAAGTGCTCTATAAGGGTAAGGATGTCCATGGATTAACGGGTAAGGAGCGTTTTGAATTTAAGAGACAGGTGCAGATGGTATTTCAAGACCCGTATGGTTCACTGGACCCTCGAATGACAGTCTCGGATATCATCGGCGAAGGAATTGACATACATCATCTTGCTGCAAATAAAAAGGAACGGCAGAATATGATTTATGATTACCTGGAAATGGTAGGCTTGAACCGTGAACATGCCAACCGCTTCGTCCATGAGTTTTCAGGCGGACAAAGGCAAAGAATCGGAATTGCCAGGGCATTGGTAGTACAGCCGGAATTTATGGTCCTTGATGAGCCGATTTCTGCTCTGGATGTTTCTATTCAGGCGCAGATTGTAAATCTCCTGGTGGAGCTTCAGAAGAAAATGGGTTTTACTTACCTCTTTGTAGCTCATGATTTATCGATGGTAAAGCATATATCCGACCGTGTAGCTGTGTTGTATCTTGGTACTTTAGTAGAACTTACGAGTTCTAAACAGCTGTATTCAGACCCAAGGCATCCTTATACCCAGGCATTGCTGTCGGCTATTCCTATTGCAGACCCTGAAATAGAACAAGAGAGGGATAAGAGCAAGATCAAATTGGAAGGTGAAGTTCCAAGTCCTATTAATACAAAACCAGGCTGCAAATTCCGGAGCAGATGCAAATATGCAATGCCCATTTGTGAAAAAGAAATGCCGGCGCTAAAGGATGTTGGAGATCACCATTATGTTGCTTGCCACTATTGTGAGATGACAGAGGATTAGTAGAAAATTAAAAAATAATTTTCTACACATGTTTGTGCCTGCGAAATCCTCGGCGCAAACATGAGGCGTGTTGGAAGGAGATAATTGTTAAAGTGGTAATTAAAACAATTTATACTTTTAAGTTGAGTACGTGCTATAGCACGTCATGCAGAGGGTTAATATGAAAAAAATAAAAGCAATTTTAATTGATTTTATAAAAGCAGCAATTCTTGGTTTAGCCATCTCGGCGACGGCAGGCGGGGTGCTTTTTTTAGCTGGTTTTCTTTCAGGAGGATTTAGGGAAGAGAGGGGATTGGAAGCAGGGAAAGACGGGCTGCTTCTTATCTCATCTCTGGGCATGTTCCTTTTGGCGGGAATGCTGTTAGCAAAAGGAAAAAAACCAGAGCAATTTTCGGAAATGGACAGCTGGAGGAAGCATTTTCGTATCATTGGTTATAAGACCGCCTTAGGTATTATATGTGCGGCTTTTTTAGCGATAGCTTCTGTGATGGATATATTGCTATAAAATGGATGCACCCATACATCAGATGAAATAAGTAAATGAATTTTATGCTCCGTTAGTAGCCAGTTGAATAAAAAGTTTCATAAGAGGACTAACCCATTTATTCTTGTGATGAGCGCAAACCGCTGTTAATTTACGGGAATCAATGGCGGTTTTGATTTTGCATAATTCGCCATTTTTTAACTCCTCTTCAACGGTAAAAGAAGGTAAATAAGAGATACCAACATCATTTTTAACAAGATTTTTGATAGTTGGAATACTCCATAATTCAATGGTATGATCCAGCGTAATACTTCGGGATTTCAGATATTCCTCAAAGATTTGCCGAAAAATACAGTCAGGTTCGTCTATAATAAAGGGCAGATTAAAATTCTGGTTTGGGGTAATGAAATCAGGGAATCTCTCTTTGATCCTGGGAGAAGCGACTAAATCCATTGTGTACTCACCTATAGGGTAGGTCTGAAGAAATTCTTCGGAATCACATACATTTAGATAGAAGACACCCAGGTCTGTTTTTCCTGTTCTTATTTTTTCTAATATTTCATAGCAGTTCGTTGATTTCAGATACAGTTTTGCCTGCGGGGCAAGCTGGTGCAGTTCTTTCAGTACGGGAGCCATTTTATAACAGAGTAATGTTTCCCCCATTTCTATTTGTAATCCCCCCTTTAAGTCATATAGGTTGTCACTAAAGCAGGATAACCTAGTCATAGAGTTTAGAACTTCCTCAACATGGGGAATTAATTCCTGACCGGCTTTTGTCAGGATCATATTTCTTCCTATTTTTTCAAATATCTTTATAGAAAGTTCCCGTTCCAGCTGCTTCATCTGAAAGGTTATGGTTGACTGGGTATAATTTAATTTTTCAGCAGCTTTCGTAAAATTGCCTTCAGAAACGATGGTTTTAAAGGTATGTAGATATTTGAGTTCCATGTTCTCTCCTTTTAATAGTTCAAAATATATGAAGTATATTATTAAAAGATTCAATTTGATTAAATTGATTTCTCTTCGTATTATATAAGAAAAAAAGGGAGATGACAAGAACATGGACTTAATTTTAAGCTATTTACCCTATGCTATTATAACGGCCTATACCCCGGGACCCAATAATATCCTGGTTCTGAATGCAGTTAGCAGAAAGGGAATCCGAAAGGGTAAGATGACACTGCTTGGTGTTGCTGCCGGCTTTTTTCTTGTAATGATTATCAGTGCAGCCGCTTGTCTGGAACTGTCCAGGATAATGCCGAAGTTAGCTGTGATTATGAAATATATCGGAGCTGTATATATCCTATGGCTTGCAATCCATATCCTCTTAAGTAAAGGAATGAATGATTCGGATGGACGAAAAAGTGACTTCTGGGCAAGTTTTGGGCTGCAGTTTATTAATGTGAAGATTATTTTATATGCTATAACCATTTATACCGGGTATATCCTTCCCTATTCGAATTCTAAAGTATTGCTGAGTGCCAGTGTGGTCTGTAATACGTTAATAGGGATCTCAGGCTGTATTACCTGGGCATTTGCTGGACATCTGCTGCAAAATCAATATACCAAACATTATCGGATGCTGAATGTCTTGATGGCAGCCGTTTTGGTCTGGTGTGCTTTCCATCTAATAGTATAATGCAACAATAAATCCATTAAAATGCATCGACATTTTTTAATACTTAATCCTAATATGAAATATTATAAAAAAAATAGTTGCAAAGGAAACTATCCGGTGGTAATATAGTTGCAAAGGAAACTATATGGAATGCCGAAATGCGGCATTACGTTAAAAAGAGTAAATGAACTCATTTTTGAAAGGATACCACCAATCTATGAATACTATAGGTCAAGTCAATGCAGCAATATATCGTAATATGCAGATGCTGATAAGCAGCAGACTCTCAGAGTTAAACATCAAGAACGGACAGTATGATTTCTTCTTTGTAATATCGTTAAATGAAGGGATTTCTCAAAAGCAGCTGAGTGAACATCTGCATATCGGGAAATCCACCACCGCTAAAGCTGTTAAGAACCTGGTCAGTAAAGGATATGTTGTAAAGCATAAGGATAAGAAGGATGTTCGGGTTGACCATCTATATCTGACAGAACTTGGACGAAAAGAAGCACCAACTGTTGCGAAAATATTTCAGGAGAATCTGGACGTAGCTTCAAAGGGTTTATCCGATGAAGAATCAGAGCAGCTTTTGTTTCTTATGAACAAAGTGCTTAATAACCTGATTATTGAAAATGCAACGCTATCAGGGAGGGATATTGAAATTGAATAAGACAAAATTTTGGACAAGAAACTTTGTATTAATTACACTTGTGAATTTTTTTATGTTCTTTGCCTTCCAACTGTTTCCCTCAGCCCTGCCGCCTTATCTAAAATCTCTTGGAGCACCTGATAGCATATTAGGGCTGCTGCAGGGGGTAATAACAATTGCAACTTTACTTGTCCGTCCTTTTGCGGGACTAGCTCTTGACCGATATGGGCGGAAAGGATTATTTATTGCAGGGCTGATTGGTATGATGCTCTCAACGGCAGCTTACCGATTCTTTCCTGTGGTAGCTATTATCTTTGTGATTCGCTTTACCCACGGAATGGTCTGGGGACTATCAAATACTGCTTGCAGTACAGTAGCTTCTGATAGTATTGAAAAAGAACGTTTTGCAGAAGGTATGGGATATTTCAGCCTAGCCAGCAGTATCGCTATGGCAATAGCGCCGGCTATAGCCCTTTCACTTGGTATGAAAAAAAATGTCTTACTGGCTTTAGCCTTTCTAATAGTAAGTCTTTTGCTGGCGTTTCTAATCAAATACCAAAAAGTACCGCATACACAGGGATTAGTGAAAAAGAAGGTGGCTCCTTATGCAAAAGAATCTATTCTGCCATCCTCTATAATGTTTCTTATAATGATTACTTATGGTTCTATTATGACCTTTTTAGCACTATATGGTGCAGAAAAATCTATCAAAGGTGTTGGTCTGTTCTTCACAGTGTATGCCGTGAGTATGCTGATAACCCGTCCCTATTTAGGAAGGTTAGTTGACCGGAAAGGTTTTGGTGCCGGGATATGGCCGGGAGTTATATTAATTCCCATTGCTTTGCTCATACTTTCAGTTAGCAGCAGTCTCTTGGCTTTTCTGGTATGTGCAGTATTTTATGGAATTGGTATAGGAGCAGCACAGTCCAGCTTACAGACAATGGCTATCGTTAAGGTGCCAAAGGACAGAACCGGGGCTGCCAATGCCACCTTCTTTACCGGGTTCGACGGAGGAATAGGAGTAGGAGCAGTTTTAGCAGGATTTATATCCGCAATAACTGGGCATAGCGGTATGTTCGCATTTATGGCAGTATTTCCGATACTTGCAGGAGTTCTTTATTATGTTTTATTAAAATATAAAAAACTATAGTTTATTAGGAGGAAGAGATATGAATATCAAGGTGTTTTATCATTCGACAACCGGAAATACAGAAAAACTTGCCCGTGTTATCGCAGATGTAATGCAAGTGGAAGCTGAGAAGATAGAAAAGCATAATAGTGATTCTTTCTCAGAACCCGTCGATCTATTATTTATTGGAGATGGAGTCTATTTTGGTAAGCCAAACAAGAAGACCAGCTCATTTATTGCTACATTAGACCCCAAGGTTGTAAAGAATGTGGCTGTCTTTGCCAGCTATGGTGGGCAGAAGACCATTGGAAATGATATAAGTAAGCTTTTACAGGCAAAAGGGATTAGGGTCATAAGTGAGCCTTTTATCTGTAAGGGGCAGTCTTGGCTTGTACTTAACCGAAATCATCCAAATTCCAGTGAATTGAAGAAAGCCCGGGAATATGCCAGCAACATATATTCCAAGGTAAATAGAACAGTGTAGAAATATGACATACAGTTGTCATGAAGTGTTGGTAAAATAAAGAAAAAAGGAGGCAGGATAGATGAATGAATTTGCAAAAGCACTGATTTGCGAATCAAAAAGCAGCAATATACCCGATGAACATAATTTATTTGGTTCATTGATAGGTGAGTGGGATTTTGAATGGATTGATATGCATGGTACAGAGCAGGAGAGGCATATCAAGGGTGAGTGGATTTTTTCCTGGGTCTTAGGTGGAATAGCCATCCAGGATGTATTCATCTGTCCATCCCGAGAAGAACGAATAAATAATCACCAACCCGATGCGGAATATGGCACGACCATAAGAATATATAATCCTAAAACCCATGGATGGGATATATTTTATGGATGTACCGGTCAGATGACTCGGTTGGAAGCAAGAAGAAACGGTGAAACAATCCTACTGACAGAAATCAAAGAAGGAAAAAAGAAGTGGATATTTTCAGAGGTTACGGAGAATTCCTTCCATTGGCAGAGCATGGGAACTCAGGACGGCGCCATATGGATACTTTATGGTGAGCTCTTTGCAACGCGAAAAATATAATATAATAGATTTGACAGCTCTTTGGCCCTTGTCTATAATGAAAGAAATGGAAATGCAAAGTGAGGATGATGAGGTGGATGTTAATATCCTGCTATTTACTGATTTTGAAACCTTAGATGTATTCGGCCCGGTG
It includes:
- a CDS encoding ABC transporter ATP-binding protein — encoded protein: MNEKKHILEVKNLKVSYHTYAGEVKSVRGVSFYLDKGEALAIVGESGCGKSVTAKAIMGLIKGPQGEIKDGSEILYNGSNILKYNKSKWKEYKGGECAIIFQDALAALNPTMIVGKQIAENLMVHKQMSKQEAAKEAVEMLRLVGIPEPEKRVEQYPHEFSGGMRQRVMIAIAFACDPNLLICDEPTTALDVTIQGQILDIIKDLQKKREVSVIMITHDLGVVANIAQRIAVMYSGMIVESGSAKDIFYTPKHPYTWALIQSVPRLDLENKQTLMSIPGTPPDLLDPPVGCPFSTRCSYCMQICREAMPEATEFEDGHQAACWLHHPMAPKVDMPDFRGGK
- a CDS encoding ABC transporter ATP-binding protein, producing MEEKEIVLSVQHLKKYFSVGKGEVLKAVDDVSFDIYKGETLGMVGESGCGKTTCGRTCIGLYDKTDGQVLYKGKDVHGLTGKERFEFKRQVQMVFQDPYGSLDPRMTVSDIIGEGIDIHHLAANKKERQNMIYDYLEMVGLNREHANRFVHEFSGGQRQRIGIARALVVQPEFMVLDEPISALDVSIQAQIVNLLVELQKKMGFTYLFVAHDLSMVKHISDRVAVLYLGTLVELTSSKQLYSDPRHPYTQALLSAIPIADPEIEQERDKSKIKLEGEVPSPINTKPGCKFRSRCKYAMPICEKEMPALKDVGDHHYVACHYCEMTED
- a CDS encoding LysR family transcriptional regulator, encoding MELKYLHTFKTIVSEGNFTKAAEKLNYTQSTITFQMKQLERELSIKIFEKIGRNMILTKAGQELIPHVEEVLNSMTRLSCFSDNLYDLKGGLQIEMGETLLCYKMAPVLKELHQLAPQAKLYLKSTNCYEILEKIRTGKTDLGVFYLNVCDSEEFLQTYPIGEYTMDLVASPRIKERFPDFITPNQNFNLPFIIDEPDCIFRQIFEEYLKSRSITLDHTIELWSIPTIKNLVKNDVGISYLPSFTVEEELKNGELCKIKTAIDSRKLTAVCAHHKNKWVSPLMKLFIQLATNGA
- a CDS encoding LysE family transporter; its protein translation is MDLILSYLPYAIITAYTPGPNNILVLNAVSRKGIRKGKMTLLGVAAGFFLVMIISAAACLELSRIMPKLAVIMKYIGAVYILWLAIHILLSKGMNDSDGRKSDFWASFGLQFINVKIILYAITIYTGYILPYSNSKVLLSASVVCNTLIGISGCITWAFAGHLLQNQYTKHYRMLNVLMAAVLVWCAFHLIV
- a CDS encoding MarR family winged helix-turn-helix transcriptional regulator, with amino-acid sequence MNTIGQVNAAIYRNMQMLISSRLSELNIKNGQYDFFFVISLNEGISQKQLSEHLHIGKSTTAKAVKNLVSKGYVVKHKDKKDVRVDHLYLTELGRKEAPTVAKIFQENLDVASKGLSDEESEQLLFLMNKVLNNLIIENATLSGRDIEIE
- a CDS encoding MFS transporter, yielding MNKTKFWTRNFVLITLVNFFMFFAFQLFPSALPPYLKSLGAPDSILGLLQGVITIATLLVRPFAGLALDRYGRKGLFIAGLIGMMLSTAAYRFFPVVAIIFVIRFTHGMVWGLSNTACSTVASDSIEKERFAEGMGYFSLASSIAMAIAPAIALSLGMKKNVLLALAFLIVSLLLAFLIKYQKVPHTQGLVKKKVAPYAKESILPSSIMFLIMITYGSIMTFLALYGAEKSIKGVGLFFTVYAVSMLITRPYLGRLVDRKGFGAGIWPGVILIPIALLILSVSSSLLAFLVCAVFYGIGIGAAQSSLQTMAIVKVPKDRTGAANATFFTGFDGGIGVGAVLAGFISAITGHSGMFAFMAVFPILAGVLYYVLLKYKKL
- a CDS encoding flavodoxin family protein; this encodes MNIKVFYHSTTGNTEKLARVIADVMQVEAEKIEKHNSDSFSEPVDLLFIGDGVYFGKPNKKTSSFIATLDPKVVKNVAVFASYGGQKTIGNDISKLLQAKGIRVISEPFICKGQSWLVLNRNHPNSSELKKAREYASNIYSKVNRTV